One part of the Microbulbifer sp. THAF38 genome encodes these proteins:
- a CDS encoding Na(+)-translocating NADH-quinone reductase subunit A: MRKIRRGLDLPISGAPEQVIHKGPAIKTVAVLGPDYHGMKPTMAVAVGDRVNLGQLLFSDKKTEGVRYTAPAAGRVVAINRGARRVLQSVVIGIDGDAAEQFQSYSADKLSGLTREQVVENLVESGMWTALRTRPFSRVPALDAKPEAVFINAMDTNPLAANPEVVIAENPKAFSQGVEILSKLAETTYVCTAPDADIPVPSAANIRREAFAGPHPAGLSGTHIHYLNPVSGSRSVFTINYQDVIAVGKLFTTGKLFTDRVVSLAGPQVKQPRLLCTRLGASLETLTSGELKGDNDRVISGSVFGGRTAEGPLGYLGRYHNQVSVLEEGDERPFLHYLRAGNKRYSVFPIYLSRLFKNKLFNFTTSTNGSERAMVPVGTYEKVMPLDVLPTQLLRSLIVGDTAMAQKLGALELDEEDLALCTFVCPGKYEYGPILRDNLTRIEKEG; this comes from the coding sequence CCACAAAGGACCTGCGATCAAGACCGTTGCTGTTCTCGGCCCCGATTATCACGGGATGAAACCGACAATGGCAGTGGCTGTAGGGGATCGCGTCAATCTTGGTCAGCTACTGTTCAGTGACAAAAAAACCGAAGGTGTGCGCTACACAGCGCCGGCCGCCGGTCGTGTTGTTGCTATCAATCGTGGTGCCCGCCGTGTTCTGCAATCCGTTGTGATTGGCATAGACGGCGATGCTGCAGAACAGTTCCAGAGCTACAGCGCAGATAAGTTGTCTGGCCTGACACGCGAGCAGGTTGTTGAGAACCTGGTTGAGTCTGGCATGTGGACCGCACTGCGCACCCGCCCGTTCAGCCGCGTCCCCGCTTTGGATGCCAAGCCGGAAGCGGTGTTTATCAACGCGATGGACACCAATCCTCTGGCTGCCAATCCAGAAGTGGTGATTGCCGAGAATCCTAAAGCCTTCTCTCAGGGCGTTGAGATTCTTTCCAAGCTGGCGGAAACCACTTACGTCTGTACCGCCCCTGATGCAGACATCCCCGTACCGAGCGCTGCGAATATTCGCCGCGAAGCTTTTGCCGGCCCCCATCCGGCTGGCCTGTCCGGTACCCATATTCACTACTTGAATCCGGTTTCCGGTTCTCGCAGTGTATTTACCATTAACTACCAGGATGTGATCGCCGTAGGCAAACTGTTTACCACCGGTAAACTGTTCACCGACCGCGTTGTTTCCCTGGCCGGCCCTCAAGTCAAGCAGCCGCGCCTTTTGTGCACTCGTCTCGGCGCCAGCCTGGAAACTTTGACTTCCGGTGAGTTGAAAGGTGATAACGATCGCGTTATTTCCGGCTCCGTATTTGGCGGCCGCACCGCTGAAGGTCCTTTGGGTTACCTGGGTCGCTACCATAATCAGGTATCTGTCCTGGAAGAGGGCGATGAGCGTCCTTTCCTGCACTACCTGCGTGCCGGTAACAAGCGCTACTCTGTTTTCCCGATTTACCTCTCGCGCCTGTTCAAGAACAAGCTGTTCAACTTCACCACCAGCACTAACGGTTCCGAGCGTGCCATGGTGCCGGTCGGCACTTATGAGAAGGTCATGCCGCTGGACGTACTGCCGACCCAGCTACTGCGCTCCCTGATCGTGGGTGATACAGCTATGGCCCAGAAACTGGGTGCTCTGGAGTTGGATGAGGAAGATCTGGCACTGTGTACCTTTGTGTGTCCGGGCAAGTACGAATACGGCCCCATTTTGCGGGACAACCTGACCCGTATTGAGAAGGAGGGGTAA